The Photobacterium sanguinicancri genome includes the window TATAAACCACGATCTTGCACCAGCGTTCGCAATAAGCGACGTTTCAAGAATAAGTTTGAATCCCAAGTTAACGTGGTGACATTATCAAGTTGAACTTCACGCAATAGCACACGCATATCAACAAATAAGCTAGAGAATAAAGCGTACAACTTGCCATTATTCCAACCAGGGTATTCTTGTGGCATCTTGCCATTTAGCCCCTGCATTTCCCCCGCTATTTGCAGACATTGGTGATACACCTCTTGCGGTGAGGTAGTACCAACATCAAGCCAATACTTCACCATCGGGAGCCAACGCCCTAACGACTGCAGCCATAAATAATCGCGCATCAGCGCCTGATGGCTCTTACTTGCCGATTCAACTTGCAAACGTTGGGAAATCGTTCGTGCGCGATACTGCATCTGCGCATATAACTCACTAACCCCTTCTTTCAGGTAGTTAGACACAGTGAAGTACAGTGATGCTGGAATAAACGCTTGGTTTAATTCAATTTCACCATCAGACTTATGTTCAGATACATGCGCAATCGGGATTAATGTGTAATCTTGTAGATCTTCACCTTCAAGCTTTAATACAATATTCAACTCTGCCAGTTCTAGTTGCAACGCATCACTATTGCCTCTGCTGGTATCAAACACATTGTGATCCGCGCGATGGTAGCGACGGTTTCGGTCACTTTTTTCACCTACGTTAACCACACCAGAGCGGTAGATTGGCATTGCAAGGTAAACCATTTTATCTATGGTGCCTGCGGGAACATCCAGCGCTAAGCCATTACGGATATCAAACGGTGTGCCATCAGGAAAAATACCTCTCGCGTTCTTAATACCGACTTTACCTATGTTCGTCATAGAGTGATCAAGGTTAAAATCAGCCAAACCATAACGCGATGGGTTCATCAGCCCGCAATAGTCTTTTGCAAAGCCTTCTAAATAGCGTTCTTGTTGTTGAAAGTGCTGAGGACTTAAAAACATCCCTTCAGACCAAACGACTTTATTCTTATCCATTATTTGTCCTCTAGATCCGTAACACTGACATTAATACCGTCGATCATTACGTTTACTTCGATTTTTGAATCAGGCTCGATAGCCATAATCACTTTATTTTTTGCTTCTCGGTAATTCGCGAATGCCGCTATCACTCCCACATATTTCACTTCACTCATTTGCGGAATTTCCACCGTCAATTTACCGCTTGGTAAAACACTACCTAGTTGACGCTTCGATAATAAATCGGCTTTGAGTGCACCCTGATCGTCGTTGTAAATGTCCAAAAAATTGGCTTGCTTAAACGCTTCACTATCTGCCAATTGATAAATTCTGACTTCAAGCGGCGATGCAAGACCGTCAATATTTGGGTTAATATTATTTGCAGCGGTGATATGCGCGATCACTAACGCGGGACTGTCATCTTTCCAAAACATCCAGCTACTGCAACCATTCAGCATTAACAATGCAGAGACGAGAAATAAAATGCGCTTCATTTACTTATCTCCAAATGTTTGTTTGATGCGTAAGCTTTCAGCAAAGTAAGCTTTGAACTTCATCTGCCACTCGTTGTTCTCTTTCTGACGCGCATAATAGCGTTGATACATGGCCCAATAATCAGGTTTTCGCCCCCAAAAACTGCTTGGTGCTAAGTCAGTGAATAAACCTTCTAATGACTCTGGTGACACTTCCGTTAATAAACGATCTAGAGCCATTTCAGCCGCTTGCATCATCATCTCTTGTTGCTTCGCTTGAAATGACAAAAGCTGCTGAGGGTCAAGAACCGCAGATGCACTTGCAGTTGTAGCGGCTGACTGATGCTCTTGCACCCCACCACGCTGCGATTCTCGTCGCGGCTCTCGTTGTATGGCGACCACTTGGTTTATGTTGTCATCACCGAATGGGTCATCATCAAAACCATCATCTTGAAACACATTCGCTGTTTGAGACTGCTTATCTAAAACAACTTCAGGTTCTCTTGCTAAAAAAGGGTCTTCAATCACACTGTCTTGCGATTCCGCCGTAAACGACAGGACGGGGTCAAACCTATCTGGCTCAGGAGTAACCACTTCTAAATGCGTTTTGACCGAGGGTAATTCGCTGCCAAAAGGGTCGTCTTCCCAACCGTTCAAAATAGGCTCGGCAGCAGATTGTAATTGCTTCGCTTTGGCCGTTTCAGGAATGAAACAAGAAATCATCAGCCTATACTTACCTAAATTCAGTACATCACCGTCGCTTAAGGTCGATTGGTTATTACGACCCAGTGGCTCATGGCTACCATTAATAAATAAGCCATTGGTACTGACATCCATAATTTGATAACCACGACTGCTGCGGCTAATTAGTGCATGCGTTCCTGAGATTTCACGAGAAGCATCTGAGAGCTGCATGGTCGTGCCAAATGCACGGCCTATGCTGCCTCCTTCATCAGGAAAATTATGCGCCCATGCAGTAATGGGCTCCCCGTCTGGAGAACTGATAATTCTTAGTGATAACGGCATGCTACCCCTCCTTACACTGCTTAACAGCTTGGTTGAACTCTTTAATAAAACGAGGATACTGCTTCGTGAATTTCTTCGAGAAGTAGACCCCTAATGGTTTGTCATTCACTTTTGTTGTTGTGATGGCTCGGTGACTCACGCCCAACTTTTTTATCGCCTCTTCCATTACAAAGTCGTTGGCAAGAACAGCACCCACTTCACCCGAAAGAAGTAACTCTAATAACGCAGTAGGACGACGCGGTTTTTTTTCAACGCGATAGCCCTGAGCTTGCAGCCAAAACCATTTATTCGACCCAAACAGCGCTGTCACCATCACTTCTTTTTTAAACATGGGATTTTTGGTATCAATCGAATCTGACAAGCTGAACCAGCTCCATGTCTGCTGCATCACGGGTGATGAATAATCAGCGTATTTGTCACGAATGCCATTTTTAGATGCTAAGAAAAAGCCATGTTGTTCACCGACTTCAATCAAGATTTGTGCACGATCCCAATCCGTCATGGTGATTTGATAGGGCTGCTTAAGCACCTTCATTACACACTTAAGATGAGTAATCCCCGGCCCTTTCATCTCACCACGTTCTTGGTATTGATATGGCCGCCACTCTTGTGTTGCGAGTAATAAACGTTCAGGGCGTGCTTCTGCATTCGCAAAACTTGATGCTATTACACTCGCTAAAATAACAACGGTTTTCGCTATTTTTGGCATCATCATTAACGCTCCTTCACAGGCTTACCATCCATACGAATAACCGTACCGTTAACGCCATAGACATCACTGGCCATTTCCATCAAAACAAAGGGGACTTTCTGCTTAATTCGCTGTGCTTGTTGAAAGCTAATCGCGATATCAGGCGGTGAGATCACACCAACAGGAAGATCGCCAACGTCAACTTGATCATTAATAACCTGAAGGCCATAAATAGCCGCTTGATGCGCATTGTTCACAAAGCTCACGCCAAATGACATCAAGGCACTATCTTGGCTTTGGTTCACCACATCTGGCACAGCGGAGATCAGTGCTAGTTTTTGTGAATAACGGTTAATTTCATCCACCCGCGACAACAAGCTTGAGCTGCCCGTTAACCAAAGTAATGAATGATCTAACTGAGGATCGTTTTCTTTTAAATCCGCAATGGCTCTTCCCATCGCAAGGTCTAGCTTTAGGTCTGCCATGCTCTCGTCAACGGCAACTGGCACAATCTTGATACCAGCCTGTTCAGCCACCGCTTTTAGAGGAAGAAATTGAGTCAAGTACGCGCTTCGATTGGTGTTTGCATACAAAATACCTATGTTTTTTAAGCTGGGGTTGAATCGCTTCATGAAGCTTAAAATGACATCAGCAGGCAGATTCAAAGAGGTAAAAGCAAAGTTATCACCTGAGCCACTGTATTTATCGATTAAGCCAAGTTGCACGGGATCTTTCGCATTAACAGAAATAACCGGCAACTTACCGCCAGCATAAAGATTACGAACCTCTACCGTCGCTTTCGACCCTAAGGTATAAATGAGGTTTACCTTTTTCTCTGCTTGTTTTAATAAAGCAGCTAACGCAATTGGATTAGACGGTAACTGTTTTACTATCCACTGCGTTTGTGGCAATTCACGGCTATAAACACTTAATAGTGTTTTTAGTGCGACGTCATAAGATGTCGCTTTGCGTGAAACAATCACCAAGACTTTGGGTAACGCTTGCGTTGGTGAAAACGTAACGCTTTCACCAACAACATCAGCTTGCCAATGGCTTGATGGCGCAGGTTGAAGATCTTTCCCTAACCAATTAGGCCAATCCCCTAACTCAGCCGATGTAGAAGCCGAGGCTGTCGATACCAGAAACGCCGACATGATTGAAAAACCAATCACCGCAGACCACAGTATTCTCGAACCTATGCGGGTCACCATAGTGAATAACTTCGCTGTCAAATCTGTTGTATTCGCTAAACAATTCATTCGTGTGCTCCTTGACGTTGTTGACGATCAAAAAGCATGAAGATGACAGACGCGATAACAAAGAAGGCCGCAATCGTTAGCAGTGCTTCTTCAACATCGAGCCAAAACAGTAATTGACCCACAATAATGGCACCAGAAACATGACCAAGTCGCTCAAGAAAACGGTATGTTACGGCAACCGAAGAGTCAGACTCCTGTTTTGCCGTGTTATTAACGACATGCGTAACCACTGGCGCATTAATTAGGCCATGAGATCCACCCATGAAGAGCATGGCTAACGTAGTTAATAAGACAATTAGCCAGTCCTGATCTTGGCTAAACGCTACCGCCAATACCACGAGTGATACACCAGCCAGTAGATTACCGAGGCTAAGTGCCAGTTTGCTACAGCCATGTTTGTCTACCCATGGACCAACCTTGTAACTCACCAACAATACGATGGCAGCATACGTCATTAGCACCTGACCAATGCTTTCCTTGCTAACGCCCTTTTCAGCAAGCATTAACGGAACCGCAAATGAAACGATGCCTGTTAATGCCGCTTTGGTAGGAATACCCACTAAAACCATGGTGCGAATAAAAGCAGGGACTTTGATTAAGCGCCACGAGTCAGCAGCCATGGCTTTAATGTTGCTAAGCAAAGTGCCAGATTCAACGGCTTGACCGTGTGCAGCTCGATAAATAGATCCAGGCATAGATGGTAAGATCAGGCTAAACACACACATCACGGTGCCGATGGCAGCAGAAATCGTAAATATGCCAATATCGCCAAAGTAGCTAACCAATAAGGCCCCGATCGCCGCACCCGAAATAAAGCCAGCATTGAAACAAAATACAATAATGCCCGCGGCTTGGGTTTTATTACTCTTGTCGCTAAAGCGTAAGATGTACCCTTGCACCGAAATGAAGATCAATGATTGGCCAACACCAGAAATAAAGCGTGCAGCAATTATCTTGCTCATTTCCCCAGATTCACTAAAGCCAAGCAAGGCACATCCCAAAGTTGAAAGCAAAATACCAAAGAATAAGACTTGGCGAATATCAAAGGTTTCAATTAATCGTGCGGCAGGCAATAACGTCAGTGCAAAACCAAGGAAATACAAAGCAAAAAACAACGAAGAAGCACTTGCCCCCAAACCATTCGCTTCCGCAACCGATGTTAAAAATTGTGGCAAAATTGGCGCCATCAAAGCTTCCATCAACACGGCACCAAGAAATAGCGGTTTTAAACGTTCCAATACTTGATCTTTCGGTGACTGATTCAGTTCGCCACTCAGCAAACGGATAAAGGCGAAACAAACTAAACCACAAGCAAAAAACAAAATAGCGAAGTTTTTTAATACTTGTGCGAGTTGCCCTATCACCATTTCAGCCTGATAAGATAAACGTACTTCCCCTTCACCCGATGTGCTTAACGCGTACTCTAATCCACCATTGCTCACCATCATTTGGCCCATAGCGTTTTCATCAACGCTTGTTGCCACCAATTGGGCACTCTTGTAAACCGAAATACTGGCAAGTTCTGGATTTGCACGACGGAAATGATCCAGCATGCTATCAACCCCCGTGATCATGTCACGGCCAATGTCGTATTCCAGTACAGGGGATAGACGGTAGCTAACAATATCGGCAAGAGATATCGCCTTACTATGAAGACCATCGCGGTATAAGCTACCCACCAGCATCATTACGCAGACTGTCATGGCAAAAAACACCACAGTAAAGCTGGTCAAGTACACCGCTCGTTTACGACTGCGTAATACACTACCGATAAAGACAAGCAATAAAATCAAAATTAGCCACATCATAGGTTGAAAGGTACTGGTGACCTTCTCTTCAACCTTTTGCTGACTTAAATACACTTTCAAAGTGCCGATTTGCGAAAATTTATTATTCAATGCAATGGTTATCGAACTCTCTTCATCGCTTTGAGTTCCGGTTCGATACAACTCCTTGCTCCCCGCAAACAGCGTTAACCCTGTTACTGATGGATCCGATTTTACAATTGGCTGCAAGACTAAATTTAGCCCTGCAATCTCAGACAGCGGTACACCCGACTTTAGTACTTGTTCGATACCCAGTCGGGTTGCTTGCGTTTGCGCAAAGACGGCATCCGATGATAATTGACGGTAGCTTTTCAGCGCTTGCGCATACCCTACAACCAACACCAGCAATAGTGACATTGTCACTATTGCTGTGCCGAAAGTAAGTCGTAGGTTAGATTTAACTGTTTCCACTAAGACACCTAAGCACTTTCTAAACTGGCGAACTCATCGTTTAGGCAATGCGATAATGCCCCCGGACGCGTATTGTTTAGGTATACCAAGCGGTTAAATACCAGCGATTGGATCAGATCATGATAGGTCATGCCCTCACCTTGAATATCATGACAAACAATACTGAGTTTGTTGCCTTCAGGACGCTTCAAATCAGGTTTAGGATTAGTTTCAAGTACATATAGCTGACCTTGATTATCCATGCGTAAATCAACACGAACCAAAGTATGTAGACCAAGCTGCTTGAAGATTTTGATCCCCAAATCGGCCAATTGCTTACGCAGCTCAGGATCTTCAACTTTCAATAAACGGTCATCAGTGATCGGTTTAACATCCATCGATGTAAAGATTGGTTCATCTTCAAGTAGTACACGTTCAGTGATTGAAAATGCCAACGGCTCTTCGCGTTTACTTAGTTCATCATTTTTGAACACAACAGGCCCAGCAACGGCAACCACAAACTCACGACCAGAAAGGAAAGGTTCGATCATCACCGTATTATTTGTCGCAGCTTGCACGTGCTCGATCTTATGTTTTAACTGTTCGCGATCAAAAACAGGGTATACATGGACAGAGGCGCGACCAGAAACAGGCTTCACCACAAATGTCGAACCGAACTCTGCTTCCATACTGTCTAACTTCTGTTGGTTAGCAATAGACTGAATATCTTCCCCAAGCGCGACAGTAATAAACGGTGCCGTTGGAATACCGGCGGCATTAATTTCATGCTTAAACAGGTGTTTATTATCTAAAACACCCGCTGTCATCGGTGAATGACCGACATAAGGAACACCCAGCATTTCCAACATCGATGGTAAGTGGCACATCGAGTCAAAGCCTTGTAAACCACCACTATTGGTCACCACTAGATCAATATTCAGTTCTTTTAATCGTCGGGGTAAATCAATATTTTCTGGCAATACACAAACGTGCTTAAAACCTGATTCACATAGTGCATCTGCAATATCACAGGCGACAGGTTGGTATGTTTTGGTAGAGCGCGGGCTCAAATTTTCATAAATGAAATTCTCAGGCTGAGATTTTTCACCACCATGAACGACAGCAATGCTTAAAAACTCACGAATCCACTTTTGCTGACTACGGCTAAATACACTCATTTAAAACTCAATATCTCAATCTAAAACGTAGTGGCTAATCAATGTTATTAGCCACTCTTAACAATCAAATAAGGGTTAACTTATCGACAATGGTTAGCCAACCCGCAGGTTCACGCATTAACTTATCAGCACGGTAATGTTCCCCGCCGACTTTTAATTTATGCCCTTTGATGTTGACAATTACGCGTTCTTTTTCGATTTTTGCTGCTTGTGCAAACAGCTCACGTACCATGTTTAACGCAGGTGTTTCGTCGTTATATTCGAATGGCAACTCTTCTTCGCCAAACATATTTGCTAGGCCATAGTCGATATTCATTTCGTGGAATGCACGGTAGTGAAGAATTTTTGCAACTTTATCAATCGCAGGAGCTAACTTGCTTAAACGGTATGCCAGTGATTGACCGTGAATAAAGCCCGCCGCTGCGGTAGCGGCACCGGTAATCACGTTTCCTGGAATACAGTCGGTAGCTAAAGCGGCGGTTTGAGATTCAAGCTTCAACTTTTTACAGTCGATGATCAGTTCACAAAGCTTATATTCTAACGTTAACCCTTTGCCTTTAAATTGGCTCAGTGACTCGTTTAGACGCACCAGATGGGCAATCGTTTTTGCGTCTGAACGACCATGACGCGCAGCCCCTAACGCATTCACATGCGTCACACCAGATAGAACACCGCCTGAAAATGATACGGCCGCCCCGCCAATTTTCTTCGCGCAGCGTTTCTTGAAGTACGCTGCCGTTTTGGTGTTTTGGTACGAGTTAGCATCCATTGGTGACAATATTGGGTTAGCTTCCAACTTTTTCGCATCACGCTTACCAGACCACTCATAGATCTCGGAAAGAATGTCGTAGCCCAGTTTTACAGTGCCAATAATGTCACCCGCACTACCAAACTCGATCCCACTCCCTGTGGTATATAGACCTTCACCTTTAGCAGCGCCAACGATGTCTTTCGTTGCACTCGCCCAATCCCCTGCAAAACCAAGGATATCACCGCGCATGTCATTAACGACTTCACCATAAATTTTGGCTTCATCGATCGCTTTTTGCTTAGTAAAACCTTGTTGCTTGGGTAGTTTTTTCTGGCGAGCAGTCACCTTGGCACCGCTTTTCTGATCTAGCGGTGTATATGTGCCCTGCGTACCGACACTTGCGATGCCAGCATTACTTAAAATATGATTTCTATTTCTAGCGTCTTCTAGATCGTAACTTTTCTTTCGACCAAACATAATTCAACTCACAATTTATTCGTTGATAAAAACTTAAGTTCATCCGGGACTGATTCAGTATTCCCCGCTACCAATCAGTCCCATTTTTAATATGTCATTAGGATGAAATAACCCTTAAGTGATATAGCTGGGTTTATTTAATCACTAGTGATTAAAGGACCAATCTACCAATTCTTTGGTTTCATCAAGGTAAGCATCAAAACAAGTAATATGTGCAGTCACATCAACCGCAGTTGCTTGCATAACGAAACTCATTTGCTGAATTTTATCGACGTAATGCTTAACTTCGTGATAACTCATCGCTACATCATTACGTGCTTTTTTAATTTTCATGCTTTCTTGAAATTCATCATGATGAAGCCCATCAATATTGAATGTATTTTCAATTAAGCGCTCTAAAACCACCTGACGGTTATCGAGTAAAACAGCCGCTTGTTTTAACTTCGCCAAATTCCGCTGTAGCTTTAGTCCAAGATCTGAAATATCTTTAGCATGCCATTTCGCAATTTTTCTTAGTGCTTCTGTCTCACCAAGGCTTTCACTTAAACTATCTAAGTTTGCGGCATCATATTTTTGACGTTTACGCGCTTTTCTCGCGCTGCCCATCGCTTTAGCCGCAGCTTCAATCCCTTTAAAAGTATACTTAACCGCGATCTCGCCACCAGGAATGAGCGTGAACGGTAACTTTATGTATTTAATTGGATTTTTCTTTTGAACACGTACTAAATCTACAATTTTACGGCGGGCTTTATACAATCGACCACTTGTGGCAGATTCATAAGCGTGGGCTGAATTATCCAGATAATCCCCACCACCATACGTACCTCTCTTATGGCGTTCATGACTAATAAAGCTATCTGAATCCGACATTTTAGGTGATGCAAAAGCCTGTAACTTTTGAGCTGCTACTCGGCTAAAGCTGGCAGAAAACTTTTGCTTCGTTTCTTGAATAATCGCTTTCTGCTCGACTTTATCAATGACATGCTTATCTATCAGGCCGTTTAATTCTGTAAATTTATCGCTGCCTAGTGCAAGGTCGATAATAGGATCGGCTTTACCCGCTTTTAACTGCTTTCCAATATCTAATTCAGGCATAATTAATATACTCCTTTATGTTTCACACTAAAAAACACTATTCAATAAAGATACTTACAACACTATTTTCAATAGCGACTTCAACGTTTTCCACATTCAAACCTTCACTCAAACGAACAATGCATTGTGTCGCAAGTTCAGGCATTAAAGTGCGGTTAATTATCTGCTCAATAGCTCGAGCACCCGTTTCAGGAGAATGGTTCTGGGCGATCAAGTGCTCTATTAGCGCTTCGCTGTAAGAAAAATTAGCGCCGTAATGGCTACGAACACGTTTTTCAATTCGGCCTAGTGATAAACGGGCGATTTTTGTCATCTCGTCATGGTTTAACGGGAAGTAAGGTACAACCGTCGTTCGACCAATGAATGCAGGCTTGAAGAAATTCTGCAAAGCCGGGGAAATGGCTTGCGTTAATTCAGGGATGTTCGGACGTTCGATTTCACACGCATCAACAACGGCGCTATCAGCAGCATTCGACGTCATAATAATGATGGTGTTTCTAAAGTCGATTTCACGCCCTTCACTGTCTGAAATCGTGCCTTTATCAAAGATCTGATAGAAAAGATCGTGCACCCCAGGGTGAGCTTTCTCCATTTCATCCAGCAGCAGTACCGAGTAAGGGTTTTTACGTACGGCTTCTGTTAGTACACCGCCTTTGCCAAAACCAACATAGCCAGCAGGCGATCCCAATAGCATCGAGATTTTGTGCTCTTCTTTAAACTCTGTCATGTTGATGGTTGTGATGTTTTTCTCGCCACCATATAACAAGTCAGTTAGCGCAAGTGCTGTTTCTGTTTTACCCACACCGCTCGGGCCACACATAAGGAAGACACCAATAGGTTTACGTGGATCTGTCAAACCCGCACGCGACATACGGATCGCTTTTGAAATCTCTTCTATCGGTGCTTTTTGGCCAATCACACGCTGACCAATTTCTGACTCGATATTCAGCAAACGCTCAACTTCGTCTTTCACCATGTTTCCAACAGGGATCCCGGTCCATAGCGCAATCACTTCCGCAATTGTTTGCTTGTCTACTTGTGGGATCACAAGCGGTGCCTCACCCTGCAGCAGGCTCAATTCAGCCATCAAGGTTGCTAATTTTTTCTGCTCTTGGCTGTTAGCAACCTCCTCGCCTGCACTGAAGCGTTCAGAAATAATGCCTTGTAGCTCTACAATCTGATTCACGAGGTCTTTTTCAGTATTCCAGCATGACTCAAGTTCTGAGTATTCAGCCTCAAGCACTTCAATTGTCGCCTGTATCGCCTCAAGCTTGTCAGTACCATTTGCTAGCATCGCATGTTCATGAGCACAGGACGTTTGCTCGCTTTTCGCATAGCGAATTTGTTCGGCAAGGTTATCTAACTTTTGTGGCAATGCGCTTTGGCTCA containing:
- a CDS encoding D-alanine--D-alanine ligase family protein; its protein translation is MSVFSRSQQKWIREFLSIAVVHGGEKSQPENFIYENLSPRSTKTYQPVACDIADALCESGFKHVCVLPENIDLPRRLKELNIDLVVTNSGGLQGFDSMCHLPSMLEMLGVPYVGHSPMTAGVLDNKHLFKHEINAAGIPTAPFITVALGEDIQSIANQQKLDSMEAEFGSTFVVKPVSGRASVHVYPVFDREQLKHKIEHVQAATNNTVMIEPFLSGREFVVAVAGPVVFKNDELSKREEPLAFSITERVLLEDEPIFTSMDVKPITDDRLLKVEDPELRKQLADLGIKIFKQLGLHTLVRVDLRMDNQGQLYVLETNPKPDLKRPEGNKLSIVCHDIQGEGMTYHDLIQSLVFNRLVYLNNTRPGALSHCLNDEFASLESA
- a CDS encoding MFS transporter encodes the protein METVKSNLRLTFGTAIVTMSLLLVLVVGYAQALKSYRQLSSDAVFAQTQATRLGIEQVLKSGVPLSEIAGLNLVLQPIVKSDPSVTGLTLFAGSKELYRTGTQSDEESSITIALNNKFSQIGTLKVYLSQQKVEEKVTSTFQPMMWLILILLLVFIGSVLRSRKRAVYLTSFTVVFFAMTVCVMMLVGSLYRDGLHSKAISLADIVSYRLSPVLEYDIGRDMITGVDSMLDHFRRANPELASISVYKSAQLVATSVDENAMGQMMVSNGGLEYALSTSGEGEVRLSYQAEMVIGQLAQVLKNFAILFFACGLVCFAFIRLLSGELNQSPKDQVLERLKPLFLGAVLMEALMAPILPQFLTSVAEANGLGASASSLFFALYFLGFALTLLPAARLIETFDIRQVLFFGILLSTLGCALLGFSESGEMSKIIAARFISGVGQSLIFISVQGYILRFSDKSNKTQAAGIIVFCFNAGFISGAAIGALLVSYFGDIGIFTISAAIGTVMCVFSLILPSMPGSIYRAAHGQAVESGTLLSNIKAMAADSWRLIKVPAFIRTMVLVGIPTKAALTGIVSFAVPLMLAEKGVSKESIGQVLMTYAAIVLLVSYKVGPWVDKHGCSKLALSLGNLLAGVSLVVLAVAFSQDQDWLIVLLTTLAMLFMGGSHGLINAPVVTHVVNNTAKQESDSSVAVTYRFLERLGHVSGAIIVGQLLFWLDVEEALLTIAAFFVIASVIFMLFDRQQRQGAHE
- a CDS encoding ABC transporter substrate binding protein; the encoded protein is MMSAFLVSTASASTSAELGDWPNWLGKDLQPAPSSHWQADVVGESVTFSPTQALPKVLVIVSRKATSYDVALKTLLSVYSRELPQTQWIVKQLPSNPIALAALLKQAEKKVNLIYTLGSKATVEVRNLYAGGKLPVISVNAKDPVQLGLIDKYSGSGDNFAFTSLNLPADVILSFMKRFNPSLKNIGILYANTNRSAYLTQFLPLKAVAEQAGIKIVPVAVDESMADLKLDLAMGRAIADLKENDPQLDHSLLWLTGSSSLLSRVDEINRYSQKLALISAVPDVVNQSQDSALMSFGVSFVNNAHQAAIYGLQVINDQVDVGDLPVGVISPPDIAISFQQAQRIKQKVPFVLMEMASDVYGVNGTVIRMDGKPVKER
- the tssJ gene encoding type VI secretion system lipoprotein TssJ, which produces MKRILFLVSALLMLNGCSSWMFWKDDSPALVIAHITAANNINPNIDGLASPLEVRIYQLADSEAFKQANFLDIYNDDQGALKADLLSKRQLGSVLPSGKLTVEIPQMSEVKYVGVIAAFANYREAKNKVIMAIEPDSKIEVNVMIDGINVSVTDLEDK
- the tssK gene encoding type VI secretion system baseplate subunit TssK gives rise to the protein MDKNKVVWSEGMFLSPQHFQQQERYLEGFAKDYCGLMNPSRYGLADFNLDHSMTNIGKVGIKNARGIFPDGTPFDIRNGLALDVPAGTIDKMVYLAMPIYRSGVVNVGEKSDRNRRYHRADHNVFDTSRGNSDALQLELAELNIVLKLEGEDLQDYTLIPIAHVSEHKSDGEIELNQAFIPASLYFTVSNYLKEGVSELYAQMQYRARTISQRLQVESASKSHQALMRDYLWLQSLGRWLPMVKYWLDVGTTSPQEVYHQCLQIAGEMQGLNGKMPQEYPGWNNGKLYALFSSLFVDMRVLLREVQLDNVTTLTWDSNLFLKRRLLRTLVQDRGLYNSGRFILVVSSPLGSVQLSEQFPLAVKLAGNSTIADLVRNSLSGVPLRTLPIAPSELKLRTDAAYFELDTRSELWHELVQKDEPIALHVDSRIGDVDIEFYVIR
- a CDS encoding transporter substrate-binding domain-containing protein; this translates as MMMPKIAKTVVILASVIASSFANAEARPERLLLATQEWRPYQYQERGEMKGPGITHLKCVMKVLKQPYQITMTDWDRAQILIEVGEQHGFFLASKNGIRDKYADYSSPVMQQTWSWFSLSDSIDTKNPMFKKEVMVTALFGSNKWFWLQAQGYRVEKKPRRPTALLELLLSGEVGAVLANDFVMEEAIKKLGVSHRAITTTKVNDKPLGVYFSKKFTKQYPRFIKEFNQAVKQCKEG
- a CDS encoding type VI secretion system-associated FHA domain protein, whose product is MPLSLRIISSPDGEPITAWAHNFPDEGGSIGRAFGTTMQLSDASREISGTHALISRSSRGYQIMDVSTNGLFINGSHEPLGRNNQSTLSDGDVLNLGKYRLMISCFIPETAKAKQLQSAAEPILNGWEDDPFGSELPSVKTHLEVVTPEPDRFDPVLSFTAESQDSVIEDPFLAREPEVVLDKQSQTANVFQDDGFDDDPFGDDNINQVVAIQREPRRESQRGGVQEHQSAATTASASAVLDPQQLLSFQAKQQEMMMQAAEMALDRLLTEVSPESLEGLFTDLAPSSFWGRKPDYWAMYQRYYARQKENNEWQMKFKAYFAESLRIKQTFGDK
- the tssH gene encoding type VI secretion system ATPase TssH; the protein is MINVELQSLVKRLTPPLKSALEMAAGDCMARTHFSIESEHWFYQLMSDADSGWKALVQQSNIDNEQIIQGLTRYFNSLSRGNDSAPSLSPSLVELLKDCWLLASLNHSNVSVNGYHVLMVLKQRIDLGGYNGELAAWLNTVSMESLKQHAAKTAVSASAQIDHQTEQSFGGEVSTAALDKYTHNLTEAARSGKLDPISGRNPEIRKSIDILCRRRQNSPILVGDPGVGKTAIVEGLAQQIIDGNVPPSLIDVELRTLDLSLLQAGASIKGEFENRLKDVLAEVKQSPRPIIVFIDEAHTLIGAGGTAGQNDAANILKPALARGEFRTIAATTWAEYKQYFETDAALTRRFQLVAINEPNEKDAIQMLRGVSKGLQKHHKVTILEEALEAAVKLSVRFLPERQLPDKAISLLDTACSRIGLSQSALPQKLDNLAEQIRYAKSEQTSCAHEHAMLANGTDKLEAIQATIEVLEAEYSELESCWNTEKDLVNQIVELQGIISERFSAGEEVANSQEQKKLATLMAELSLLQGEAPLVIPQVDKQTIAEVIALWTGIPVGNMVKDEVERLLNIESEIGQRVIGQKAPIEEISKAIRMSRAGLTDPRKPIGVFLMCGPSGVGKTETALALTDLLYGGEKNITTINMTEFKEEHKISMLLGSPAGYVGFGKGGVLTEAVRKNPYSVLLLDEMEKAHPGVHDLFYQIFDKGTISDSEGREIDFRNTIIIMTSNAADSAVVDACEIERPNIPELTQAISPALQNFFKPAFIGRTTVVPYFPLNHDEMTKIARLSLGRIEKRVRSHYGANFSYSEALIEHLIAQNHSPETGARAIEQIINRTLMPELATQCIVRLSEGLNVENVEVAIENSVVSIFIE